ATTCCCAGCTTCCCGGAAAACCCGTTATGGAAGTCTTTCGCAGTCACCTCCAGGAATACATTCGGAAAGGTGAGATCAAACCCGCTTCTCCCCGAAGGCCCTCGGCCAAAACCGTGGTCTATTGTACTTACGGCGGTGTCCATACGGGTATGAACGAAGCCATACCCGCAGTGAAGTACATGGGGCAATTGTTTGACCATCTCGGCTATACGATTGTTGCGGAATGGTATGTGATCGGGGAGTACAATCCGGAGAATATGCGGAGCCATTCCGTTTCAGGGCGATTGGGAGATATCCGCGGCAGGCCGAACGAGGGAGATCTGCGTGATGTGGCGGAGAGGGTGAAGGGCGTGCTGCGGATTTAGTTCGAAAATAGAATCCGTCTTCCAAGGAGCCTATTTTCATGCTTCGTGGTGCCATGCCCCAAAAGGCGGGGCATGGCGGTTTAGTTCGTGGGCGACCATCAGGCAGATCCCTGCTTTCGGATGTCTTCCAGCGCCATGGCCGCGTGTCCCTGGACTTTCACTTTCGAGTACACTTGGACGAGCTTTCCAGCCGCCTTGAAGACGAACCTTGTGCGCACGGCCCCCATTAGCCAGCTAAATGGAAAGGGAGCGCTATACTGAATATCAGCCAGTAATAAGGCTAACAAGGGAAGCCGGGAAAATTAAAAAAAAGCCCCCGAAAACAAGGGGGCTTTTTTGCTTACCATAAAGATTGACGATTTAGTACATACCGCCCATTCCGCCCATACCGCCACCTGGCGGCATTGACGGCATAGCAGGCTCATTTTTGCTTGGTTTCTCGGCTACCATTGCCTCGGTGGTCAACAAAAGGGAGGCCACTGAAGCCGCGTTTTGTAAGGCAAAACGGGTGACCTTGGTCGGATCCATGACCCCGGCCTTCATCAGGTCTTCATAAATCCCGGTATCGGCATTAAAGCCGAAGGCTCCTTTTTCTTCTTTAACCTTTTCCACAACCACGGAACCTTCAAATCCGGCGTTATTGGCAATTTGGCGGACAGGCTCTTCCAAA
This is a stretch of genomic DNA from Deltaproteobacteria bacterium. It encodes these proteins:
- a CDS encoding flavodoxin domain-containing protein, which gives rise to MNILNLYFSATGNTEKVAMKIQETAQGLGHSVDTVKITQETQVDILRYDFVFVGSGVYSQLPGKPVMEVFRSHLQEYIRKGEIKPASPRRPSAKTVVYCTYGGVHTGMNEAIPAVKYMGQLFDHLGYTIVAEWYVIGEYNPENMRSHSVSGRLGDIRGRPNEGDLRDVAERVKGVLRI